The Parambassis ranga chromosome 14, fParRan2.1, whole genome shotgun sequence genome includes a window with the following:
- the dnajb13 gene encoding dnaJ homolog subfamily B member 13 — protein sequence MKSDYYEALEINRNATDADIKRAYRRLSLKFHPSKNKEPGSTERFSQLGEAYDVLSDPQKKATYDKFGEEGLKGGIPPEVGSSGAWSSKYVYHGNPEKTFKKFFGTNNPFANFFTNDASLQFSGLQPGVVKTQDSPIERDLPLSLDDLFHGCTKKIKIYHRVMNEDGYTSSVKHKFLTVDVKPGWKEGTRIIFSKEGDQSPNSIPADLVFIVRQKSHPLFVRQNDDLIYVAKISLEMALTGCSVDVQTLDGRLLTIPVNDIVHPAYKKTLTGEGMPLPQERSQRGDLIITFDIQFPEKLSAERRQLIKHALTFK from the exons ATGAAGAGCGATTACTACGAGGCGCTGGAGATAAACAGAAATGCAACAGACGCAGATATCAAAAGGGC ATATCGGCGCCTTTCACTGAAGTTTCACCCGAGCAAAAACAAAGAGCCTGGAAGCACAGAGAGGTTCAGCCAGCTGGGTGAAGCTTATGATGTTCTTAGCGACC CACAAAAGAAGGCAACCTATGACAAGTTTGGTGAGGAAGGTCTGAAAGGTGGCATCCCACCTGAGGTGGGCAGCAGTGGAGCTTGGTCATCCAAATATGTCTACCATGGGAATCCAGagaaaacattcaaaaagtTTTTTGGCACCAACAACCCGTTTGCAA ATTTCTTTACAAATGATGCATCACTGCAGTTCAGCGGCCTGCAGCCGGGAGTGGTGAAGACGCAAGATTCCCCTATAGAGAGAGACTTACCTCTGTCTCTGGATGATCTCTTCCATGGATGCACAAAAAAGATCAAGATATATCACAGG GTCATGAATGAAGATGGATACACATCTAGTGTCAAGCACAAGTTCCTGACTGTAGATGTAAAGCCTGGATGGAAGGAGGGTACAAGAATAATATTTTCCAAAGAGGGAGATCAg agTCCAAACAGCATCCCTGCAGACCTTGTGTTCATAGTGCGACAGAAAAGTCACCCTCTGTTCGTAAGACAGAATGATGACCTAATCTACGTGGCCAAAATCTCTCTGGAGATG GCGTTGACTGGCTGCTCTGTGGATGTGCAGACACTAGATGGCAGGCTACTCACCATCCCTGTCAATGACATTGTGCA CCCGGcttacaaaaaaacactgactggAGAGGGAATGCCACTGCCTCAGGAACGTTCCCAGAGAGGAGACCTCATCATTACTTTTGACATCCAGTTCCCTGAAAAGCTAtctgcagagaggaggcagCTGATCAAACATGCTCTAACATTTAAATAG
- the ucp2 gene encoding dicarboxylate carrier UCP2: protein MVGFGPADVPPSAAVKFVGAGTAACIADLFTFPLDTAKVRLQIQGEGRTSAASGKGTGPAVRYRGVFGTITTMVRTEGPRSLYSGLAAGLQRQMSFASVRIGLYDSVKQFYTKGSDHVGIGSRLLAGCTTGAMAVALAQPTDVVKVRFQAQAKSPGNASRYCSTLDAYRTIAKEEGIRGLWKGTAPNIARNAIVNCTELVTYDFIKDMILRSTPLTDNLPCHFVSAFGAGLCTTVIASPVDVVKTRYMNSALGQYSSVLNCVAVMITKEGPHALYKGFMPSFLRLGSWNVVMFVTYEQLKRAMMAVNHSSPAPL from the exons ATGGTTGGATTTGGACCTGCAGATGtgcctccatcagcagctgtAAAGTTTGTTGGAGCAGGGACAGCAGCCTGCATTGCTGACCTGTTCACCTTTCCTCTGGACACAGCCAAAGTGCGGCTGCAG ATCCAAGGAGAGGGCCGAACCTCGGCAGCGTCAGGGAAAGGGACGGGCCCTGCAGTGAGGTATCGTGGAGTGTTTGGCACCATCACCACCATGGTACGTACAGAGGGGCCTCGGAGTCTTTACAGTGGACTGGCAGCAGGACTCCAGAGGCAGATGAGCTTTGCCTCTGTCCGCATAGGTCTCTATGACTCTGTCAAACAGTTCTACACAAAAGGCTCAGATC ATGTGGGCATTGGCAGTCGTCTGCTTGCAGGATGCACCACAGGTGCCATGGCAGTTGCCCTAGCTCAGCCCACAGATGTGGTGAAAGTACGTTTCCAGGCACAGGCCAAGTCTCCTGGGAATGCTAGTCGCTACTGCAGCACCCTCGATGCTTACCGGACCATCGCTAAGGAGGAAGGCATCCGTGGTCTGTGGAAAG GCACAGCTCCAAACATTGCCCGCAACGCCATTGTTAACTGCACAGAACTGGTGACATATGACTTCATCAAGGACATGATTCTTAGGTCCACTCCTCTGACAG ATAATCTGCCCTGCCACTTTGTGTCAGCCTTCGGAGCTGGACTGTGCACAACAGTGATCGCCTCTCCTGTTGATGTGGTCAAGACCAGATACATGAACTCTGCTCTGGGCCAGTACAGCAGTGTTCTCAATTGTGTTGCAGTCATGATAACCAAAGAGGGACCTCATGCTTTGTACAAGGG GTTCATGCCATCTTTCTTACGGCTGGGCTCCTGGAACGTGGTGATGTTTGTTACATATGAGCAGCTGAAACGAGCCATGATGGCAGTGAATCACAGCAGTCCAGCTCCTCTGTAa